In Blautia wexlerae DSM 19850, a single window of DNA contains:
- a CDS encoding chromate transporter, with product MIYIQLFLSFIQVGALSFGGGYAAMPLIQEQVVNLHSWLSMSEFTNLITIAEMTPGPIAVNSATFVGMQIAGILGAIIATLGCILPSCIIVTLLAYVYMKYRNMSLLQGTLASLRPAVVSMIAKAGVTILISAFFIDGTVNLIRQNVCVEMIIFFVVALVLLRKFKINPILAMVLCGVANVVLNAVKKA from the coding sequence ATGATCTATATTCAGCTTTTTTTAAGTTTCATCCAGGTCGGGGCATTGAGTTTTGGAGGAGGATATGCCGCAATGCCGCTGATACAGGAACAGGTGGTGAATCTGCACAGCTGGCTTTCAATGAGCGAATTTACGAATCTGATAACGATCGCTGAAATGACGCCGGGACCGATTGCAGTAAACTCTGCTACTTTTGTAGGGATGCAGATAGCGGGAATCTTAGGTGCAATAATTGCTACATTGGGATGTATTCTTCCCTCCTGTATTATTGTAACCTTGCTGGCATATGTTTATATGAAGTATCGGAATATGTCTTTACTTCAGGGAACACTGGCATCTCTCAGACCGGCAGTTGTATCGATGATCGCCAAAGCAGGGGTAACGATTTTAATTTCTGCATTTTTCATTGATGGTACTGTAAATCTTATACGCCAGAATGTATGTGTGGAAATGATCATATTTTTTGTGGTCGCATTGGTGCTGCTTCGTAAATTTAAAATAAATCCTATATTGGCAATGGTTTTGTGTGGTGTGGCAAATGTGGTTTTGAACGCTGTAAAAAAAGCGTAA
- a CDS encoding chromate transporter gives MEEKTKSKGYVLRKLFFACLYLSTFTFGGGYVIVTLLKEKFVDHYHWIEEDEMLDLVAIAQSSPGAIAVNGAIIVGYKLAGIPGMLVSVIGAIIPPMVILSVISVFYDAFCSNYYIAALLKGMTAGVGAVIMSVVYDMGKNVVKSKDWVNVVIMIISFCLSYFLNVNIIYIILLVAVFGMVRTIVKGGREK, from the coding sequence ATGGAAGAAAAAACAAAAAGTAAAGGATATGTACTGCGAAAATTATTTTTTGCATGTCTGTATCTCAGCACATTTACTTTCGGCGGCGGTTATGTAATTGTTACTTTGCTGAAAGAAAAATTTGTGGATCATTATCACTGGATCGAAGAAGATGAAATGCTGGATCTGGTTGCAATCGCCCAGTCTTCACCTGGAGCGATCGCAGTAAACGGAGCGATTATTGTGGGGTATAAGCTTGCCGGCATACCGGGAATGCTGGTATCTGTCATTGGAGCGATCATTCCTCCGATGGTGATCTTATCTGTTATTTCTGTATTTTATGATGCGTTTTGTTCCAATTATTATATTGCGGCATTATTAAAAGGAATGACTGCGGGAGTTGGGGCAGTTATTATGTCTGTAGTGTATGATATGGGGAAAAATGTTGTAAAGTCAAAGGACTGGGTGAATGTGGTGATAATGATCATCAGTTTTTGTCTCAGCTATTTCCTGAATGTTAACATTATCTATATAATACTTTTGGTAGCTGTATTTGGAATGGTACGGACAATAGTAAAAGGAGGCAGGGAAAAATGA
- a CDS encoding LacI family DNA-binding transcriptional regulator: MTLREIAAEAGVSISTVSRVINQSTNSPVSREVQDRIWEIAKRTNYIPRHSKKNTVEPDSSSTEPFRSIACLFARVPDGASDYFFSTLAKNIEQEAFRHNYILKYTFSAFDIDDPFTLQLIASNDIDGIAVLGRCDKELLKFLKKHFQYVVYSGLNNLDAKYDQIICDGTQISYDVVTRLIEQGHRKIAYIGETQNENRYVGYCSALTDADISVSPKYVSNIVHSTEEGYKGVCHLLKSGCDATAFFCADDITAIGAMKAIKEYGLRIPEDVSVASIDDIDTAQYLTPSLTTAHIPLDEMGKMAAKILIDRIEGGHEKHLKILFPYDIIERKSTAAFRKIHGNPQK; the protein is encoded by the coding sequence ATGACGCTGAGAGAAATTGCAGCAGAAGCAGGCGTATCGATTTCAACAGTCTCACGTGTAATCAATCAAAGTACTAATAGCCCCGTGAGCAGGGAAGTTCAAGACCGTATATGGGAAATAGCCAAACGTACCAATTATATTCCAAGACATTCAAAAAAAAATACTGTAGAACCTGATTCATCTTCCACAGAACCATTTCGTTCTATTGCCTGTCTCTTTGCACGGGTTCCGGATGGAGCATCTGATTATTTCTTCTCTACATTGGCCAAAAATATTGAACAGGAAGCATTCCGTCATAACTATATTTTAAAGTACACATTTTCTGCTTTTGATATCGATGATCCTTTTACTCTACAGTTAATTGCCAGCAATGATATTGACGGCATTGCCGTTTTGGGTCGTTGTGATAAAGAGCTTTTGAAATTTCTGAAAAAACATTTCCAGTATGTTGTTTATTCCGGTCTGAATAATCTGGATGCAAAATATGATCAGATTATCTGTGATGGAACACAAATCAGTTATGATGTCGTAACCCGCCTTATAGAACAGGGTCATAGAAAAATCGCTTACATCGGCGAAACACAGAATGAAAACCGGTATGTTGGATACTGTTCTGCATTGACAGATGCAGATATTTCTGTCAGTCCCAAATACGTCTCTAACATTGTTCATTCCACAGAAGAGGGATACAAAGGTGTCTGCCATCTTCTTAAAAGCGGCTGTGATGCAACTGCTTTCTTCTGTGCTGATGATATTACGGCAATCGGTGCAATGAAAGCTATCAAGGAATACGGTCTTCGCATTCCCGAAGATGTATCCGTTGCCAGCATTGATGATATCGATACAGCACAATATCTGACTCCCTCATTAACAACAGCACACATTCCTCTTGATGAAATGGGAAAAATGGCAGCCAAAATACTGATTGACCGTATTGAGGGCGGTCATGAAAAGCATTTAAAAATATTATTTCCTTATGATATCATCGAACGTAAGAGTACTGCTGCTTTCCGTAAAATCCATGGCAACCCTCAAAAATAA
- a CDS encoding ATP-binding protein, giving the protein MSEVKNKKKKSSIIQVSIGVLAVIMAILIIIMMGIVSDIQGTARIVNYTGLVRGETQRLIKLELSMQQENEMIHDIRTFIDGLRNGNDELNLVRLNDVDFQNKMQELDDKFSDLYKKIYLVRFKGARNTDIIPESEEFFVICDEATGLAEKYSQKKATSLSLLEKYITADIVVLMLLIGYEFIKAIQYAAMNRLLQRKVYLDDATGLPNKNKCEELLSEEEPDADTGVCSFDLNNLRRINDSRGHEAGDAYIRRFAICLRASMPAEQFVGRAGGDEFLAVTHGLDREQMTQCLEKVRRDMREESKVYPDTPLSYAAGFALAGDFPGSTMRELFNCADKNMYINKNHVKREEAAAEKHQGYQLLKLLNQHGSNFSDCLYCDARMDTYRAIRSSENFFLASDGAYSGAVEQIIEEQIEKSCQADIREGLQISELQKKMHTKEDVLEYEYNIGKQGAYNRLTLIPVDWDEDKKLHHFLLAFETIRKTSEGQTGAKEQLQLYYEQLKQSILENDSYVDALLELSDVIYTVNLTKDVLERRIVLNGKEQKSRELFMDYPLPCSYQDYCWEYEKKITQETIAGYCMTDNCEKLRKRFENGETNMSVEYCAREDDGSIRWVQKTVLMTRMVVFDTEILAEVPMIYAIILLQDTTQRHERDEQEQARLQAAFNEMRAESRAKTNFLSRMSHDIRTPLNGIIGLLKIDETHFEDKELIQENHKKMKIAANYLLSLINDVLQMSKIEEGHIVLTHEYICLKDLVYEIESIITHKAADEDIQWIYEKNKENIPYPYVYGSSLHLRQIFLNIYGNCIKYNRPGGKITTVMEAADVHDGICTYRWTISDTGIGMSPEFLSHIFDPFSQEKTDARSVYQGTGLGMAITKGLIEQMNGSIEVTSQVGVGSVFVIIIPFEIAQEQKKDEEIAEKYDIRGLHLLAAEDNELNAEIIEMLLTDDGAKVTVAKNGRQAVEHFENNPPGIFDAILMDVMMPVMDGIAATKAIRAMDRADAKTIPIIAMTANAFEEDAKRCLAAGMTAHLAKPFQIEDVEKTIVECCGK; this is encoded by the coding sequence ATGTCCGAAGTAAAGAATAAGAAAAAGAAATCAAGTATTATTCAGGTCAGTATTGGTGTTCTGGCAGTTATTATGGCTATCCTTATTATCATAATGATGGGAATTGTCTCAGATATTCAGGGAACGGCCCGTATTGTAAATTATACCGGTTTAGTCAGGGGAGAGACACAGAGACTCATAAAACTGGAGCTTTCCATGCAGCAGGAAAATGAGATGATCCATGATATAAGAACTTTTATTGACGGTTTGCGAAATGGAAATGATGAATTAAATCTTGTACGTCTCAATGATGTTGATTTTCAGAATAAAATGCAGGAACTGGATGATAAATTCTCTGACCTGTATAAGAAAATTTATCTTGTGAGGTTCAAAGGAGCCAGAAACACAGATATTATTCCGGAAAGTGAGGAGTTTTTTGTGATCTGCGATGAAGCAACAGGCCTGGCTGAAAAATATTCGCAGAAAAAAGCCACATCCTTATCATTGCTTGAGAAATATATCACAGCAGATATTGTTGTGCTGATGCTGTTGATCGGATATGAATTCATCAAAGCAATACAATATGCTGCAATGAACCGCCTGCTGCAGCGAAAGGTATATCTGGATGATGCGACGGGACTTCCGAACAAAAATAAATGTGAAGAATTACTGAGTGAGGAAGAACCGGATGCAGATACCGGTGTCTGCAGTTTTGATCTTAATAATCTCCGGCGTATTAATGACAGCAGAGGTCATGAAGCCGGTGATGCCTATATCCGTAGATTTGCCATCTGCCTGCGGGCTTCCATGCCGGCAGAGCAGTTTGTGGGAAGAGCAGGTGGAGATGAGTTTCTTGCAGTTACCCATGGACTGGACAGGGAACAGATGACACAGTGCCTTGAAAAGGTGCGCAGAGATATGAGAGAGGAATCCAAAGTGTATCCGGATACTCCCCTGAGCTATGCAGCAGGCTTTGCACTGGCCGGCGATTTTCCCGGAAGTACAATGAGAGAACTGTTTAATTGCGCAGACAAAAACATGTATATCAATAAGAATCATGTAAAAAGGGAAGAAGCTGCTGCAGAAAAGCATCAGGGATATCAGCTGTTAAAGCTGCTTAATCAGCATGGCAGTAATTTCTCGGATTGTCTGTACTGTGATGCCAGGATGGATACTTATCGGGCAATCCGTTCCAGTGAGAATTTTTTCCTGGCCTCTGATGGTGCATATTCCGGTGCTGTGGAACAGATCATAGAGGAACAGATTGAAAAGTCCTGTCAGGCAGATATCCGCGAAGGGCTGCAGATTTCGGAGCTTCAAAAGAAGATGCATACGAAGGAAGACGTGCTGGAATATGAGTATAATATCGGAAAACAGGGGGCATATAACCGCCTGACACTGATTCCGGTGGACTGGGATGAGGACAAAAAGCTGCATCATTTTCTTCTGGCATTTGAAACCATCCGAAAGACTTCTGAAGGTCAGACAGGTGCAAAAGAGCAGCTTCAGCTCTATTATGAACAACTGAAACAGTCAATCCTGGAAAATGACAGCTATGTGGATGCGCTTCTGGAATTGTCAGATGTGATCTATACAGTAAATCTGACAAAGGATGTTCTGGAAAGAAGAATCGTATTGAATGGAAAAGAACAGAAGAGCCGGGAACTTTTTATGGACTACCCGCTTCCATGTTCTTATCAGGATTATTGCTGGGAATATGAGAAAAAAATTACTCAGGAAACAATTGCCGGTTACTGTATGACAGATAATTGCGAAAAGCTTCGTAAGAGGTTTGAGAACGGAGAAACCAATATGTCTGTGGAATATTGTGCCCGCGAAGATGATGGAAGTATCCGCTGGGTACAGAAAACAGTTCTTATGACCAGGATGGTGGTGTTTGATACAGAAATTCTTGCTGAGGTGCCTATGATCTATGCGATCATTCTGCTTCAGGATACCACACAGAGACATGAACGGGATGAGCAGGAACAGGCGCGCCTTCAGGCAGCATTCAATGAGATGCGTGCCGAGAGCAGGGCAAAAACGAATTTCCTCAGCCGAATGAGCCATGATATCAGGACACCTCTGAATGGTATTATTGGTCTGTTAAAGATTGACGAGACTCATTTTGAGGATAAGGAACTGATACAGGAAAATCATAAAAAGATGAAGATAGCAGCGAATTATCTGCTCTCTCTTATCAATGATGTTCTGCAGATGAGTAAAATAGAGGAAGGTCATATTGTTCTGACTCATGAATATATCTGTCTTAAAGATCTGGTCTATGAGATTGAGAGTATTATCACTCACAAGGCAGCAGATGAGGATATTCAGTGGATTTATGAGAAAAATAAGGAGAATATCCCTTATCCTTATGTCTATGGAAGCTCACTGCATCTTCGCCAGATTTTTCTGAACATCTATGGAAACTGTATTAAGTATAACCGGCCGGGAGGAAAGATCACTACGGTAATGGAGGCTGCAGATGTACATGATGGAATCTGTACATACAGATGGACGATTTCTGATACAGGTATAGGGATGAGTCCGGAGTTCCTGAGTCATATTTTTGATCCGTTCTCACAGGAAAAAACAGATGCCCGTAGTGTTTATCAGGGAACCGGTCTGGGAATGGCGATCACTAAAGGCTTGATTGAGCAGATGAATGGAAGTATTGAAGTGACAAGTCAGGTGGGAGTTGGATCTGTGTTTGTCATTATCATTCCATTTGAGATTGCCCAGGAACAGAAAAAGGATGAGGAAATTGCTGAGAAATATGATATTCGTGGATTGCATCTGCTGGCAGCCGAGGATAATGAGCTTAATGCTGAAATCATAGAAATGCTGCTGACAGATGACGGTGCGAAGGTTACAGTTGCAAAAAACGGCAGACAGGCGGTGGAGCACTTCGAAAATAATCCTCCGGGAATTTTTGATGCCATATTAATGGATGTCATGATGCCTGTTATGGATGGTATTGCAGCAACAAAAGCCATACGTGCTATGGACAGGGCAGATGCAAAAACAATTCCGATCATTGCAATGACTGCAAACGCATTTGAGGAAGATGCAAAAAGATGTCTCGCAGCCGGCATGACCGCACATCTGGCAAAACCCTTTCAGATAGAAGATGTGGAGAAAACTATTGTGGAGTGCTGTGGAAAGTGA
- a CDS encoding carbohydrate ABC transporter permease yields MTKKNKSAIQRRLIPTYIFLIIVSFISVFPLYWMISAATNTSTDVSRGRIIPGSHFMENFRNLTSQQPLWRALGNSFFYAILTTVICLLICSIAGYGFEVYHDKWKDRVFSILLLAMMVPQVATMVPLFKMFSKAGLLNTAVGFILPIISTPFMIMMFRQNARSFPVDIIEAARIDGLNEVRIFFQMFIPTMKSTYAAAAVITFMNAWNSYLWPKVIMTDNKAMTMPMLIANLITGYVTDYGMLMCGVLFCSIPTMIVFFVLQKQFAEGITGAVK; encoded by the coding sequence GTGACTAAGAAAAACAAATCAGCCATTCAGAGAAGATTGATTCCAACCTATATTTTTCTGATCATCGTGTCATTTATTTCAGTATTCCCGTTATACTGGATGATTTCAGCTGCAACTAATACATCCACAGATGTATCACGTGGACGAATTATTCCGGGAAGCCATTTTATGGAAAACTTCCGTAATCTTACATCCCAGCAGCCACTGTGGAGAGCACTTGGAAACTCCTTCTTTTATGCAATCCTTACTACAGTGATCTGTCTTCTGATCTGCTCTATCGCAGGTTACGGATTTGAAGTTTACCATGATAAGTGGAAAGACAGAGTATTTTCAATCCTGCTTCTGGCTATGATGGTTCCGCAGGTTGCAACTATGGTTCCGTTATTCAAAATGTTCTCCAAGGCAGGACTTTTGAATACAGCAGTAGGTTTTATCCTTCCGATTATTTCCACGCCGTTTATGATCATGATGTTCCGTCAGAATGCCAGATCATTCCCGGTTGATATTATTGAAGCTGCACGTATTGACGGACTCAATGAAGTAAGGATTTTCTTCCAGATGTTCATTCCTACAATGAAATCTACATATGCAGCGGCTGCTGTTATTACCTTTATGAATGCATGGAACTCTTATCTGTGGCCAAAGGTAATCATGACAGACAACAAGGCAATGACCATGCCAATGCTGATCGCCAACCTGATCACAGGTTATGTGACAGATTATGGTATGCTGATGTGCGGTGTATTGTTCTGTTCTATTCCTACAATGATCGTATTCTTTGTATTACAGAAACAGTTTGCAGAAGGTATTACCGGAGCAGTCAAATAA
- a CDS encoding carbohydrate ABC transporter permease, translating into MNSKKKGMSLLGKQRAAGWTFLAPATIMIAIMSFYPMIRAFIISLQTGAGANMRFADPIFSNYKRILADKVFQQSIANTFLYLIIQVPIMLILAILLAQLLNNKDLKFKGFFRTCVFLPCATSLVSYSLIFRSMFATDGLINSILIKLGILSTGYNFLGNSASAKIVIILALIWRWTGYNMVFYLAGLQNIEYSVYEAAKIDGANGWKTFWKITVPLLKPTIIMTFIMSINGTLQLFDESVNLTKGGPANSTITMSHYIYNTCFINVPNFGYAAAMSFIIFIMVAVLAFINLKVGDTRD; encoded by the coding sequence GTGAATTCTAAGAAAAAAGGTATGTCTCTGCTTGGCAAGCAGAGGGCAGCAGGATGGACGTTCCTGGCTCCTGCAACTATCATGATCGCGATCATGAGCTTTTATCCAATGATACGTGCATTTATCATTTCCCTGCAGACCGGAGCCGGAGCAAATATGAGATTTGCAGATCCGATCTTCAGCAACTATAAACGTATTCTGGCAGACAAGGTATTTCAGCAGTCTATTGCAAATACATTCCTGTATCTGATCATTCAGGTGCCGATCATGCTGATACTGGCAATTCTTCTGGCACAGCTTCTGAATAACAAAGATTTGAAATTTAAGGGATTTTTCCGTACTTGTGTATTTCTTCCATGTGCGACATCCCTGGTATCCTATTCATTGATCTTCCGTTCCATGTTTGCTACAGATGGTCTGATCAACAGTATTCTGATCAAACTTGGAATCTTATCTACCGGCTATAATTTCCTGGGGAATTCCGCCAGTGCCAAGATTGTAATTATCCTTGCGCTGATCTGGAGATGGACAGGATATAATATGGTATTCTATCTGGCAGGACTTCAGAATATTGAATATTCTGTATATGAAGCAGCAAAGATTGATGGCGCCAATGGCTGGAAGACTTTCTGGAAGATTACTGTTCCGCTTCTGAAACCGACAATTATCATGACATTTATCATGTCAATTAATGGTACACTGCAGCTGTTCGATGAGTCTGTCAACCTGACAAAGGGTGGACCGGCAAACTCAACAATCACAATGTCCCACTATATTTACAATACATGTTTTATTAACGTACCAAACTTTGGATATGCAGCAGCAATGTCATTTATCATATTCATTATGGTAGCTGTACTTGCATTTATTAATTTGAAAGTAGGTGATACACGTGACTAA
- a CDS encoding ABC transporter substrate-binding protein, whose protein sequence is MRKKLLAVLMTGAMVASFAGSATAVFAKSDDDNKLTVWAWDQNFNIKSMQIAADQYAKDHEGFSVDIVETSSDDCQTKLTTAANAGDYSTLPDIVLMQDNSYQKYLKSYPDAFTDLKDININWDDFGKLKQSYSMVDDTHYGVPFDNGAVIACYRTDILDEAGYTIDDLTDITWSKFMEIGKDVHEKTGKYLLTSEATGGDTLMMMMQSCGANFVNEDGEAYIVGNEVAEKCINLYVDLVKNDVVKLVNNWDEYIATITGGEAAGIVNGNWITATLMSTEDQKGLWQITTMPKVDDVDTATNYANNGGSSWYVTSNCQNVELAEDFLASTFGSSTEFYDTILPEAGAISCYLPAGESKVYNEPNEFFGGQPIFSTIVEYSSHIPEFTKTPYHYESRECVNTAVVNIVNGTPVEDALQEAQDTLAFKMTE, encoded by the coding sequence ATGAGAAAAAAATTACTCGCAGTATTAATGACCGGTGCTATGGTAGCATCCTTTGCAGGATCAGCTACAGCTGTTTTTGCGAAATCTGATGATGACAACAAGTTAACTGTATGGGCGTGGGATCAGAACTTCAACATCAAATCCATGCAGATCGCAGCAGATCAGTATGCAAAAGATCATGAGGGATTTTCTGTAGATATCGTAGAGACATCTTCTGATGACTGCCAGACTAAACTGACAACAGCAGCAAATGCAGGCGATTACAGCACACTTCCTGATATCGTTCTTATGCAGGACAACAGCTATCAGAAATATCTGAAGAGCTATCCGGATGCATTCACAGATCTGAAAGATATCAACATTAACTGGGATGATTTTGGTAAACTGAAACAGTCCTATTCCATGGTAGATGATACACACTATGGTGTTCCGTTTGATAATGGTGCTGTTATTGCATGCTATCGTACAGATATCCTTGACGAGGCAGGATATACTATTGATGATCTGACAGATATCACATGGTCCAAGTTCATGGAAATCGGTAAAGATGTTCATGAAAAAACCGGAAAATATCTTCTTACAAGTGAAGCTACAGGTGGCGATACTCTGATGATGATGATGCAGTCCTGCGGAGCTAACTTCGTAAACGAAGATGGCGAAGCTTACATCGTAGGCAATGAAGTTGCAGAGAAATGCATCAATCTTTATGTAGATCTGGTTAAGAATGACGTTGTTAAACTTGTAAATAACTGGGATGAATATATCGCTACTATTACAGGCGGTGAGGCAGCAGGTATTGTAAATGGTAACTGGATCACAGCTACTCTGATGTCTACAGAAGATCAGAAGGGTCTGTGGCAGATCACAACAATGCCTAAAGTAGACGATGTTGATACAGCTACAAACTATGCAAACAATGGTGGATCTTCCTGGTATGTTACATCCAACTGCCAGAATGTAGAACTTGCAGAAGATTTCCTTGCAAGTACATTTGGTTCCAGCACAGAGTTCTATGATACAATCCTTCCGGAAGCAGGTGCAATCTCCTGTTATCTGCCGGCAGGTGAATCTAAGGTTTACAACGAGCCAAATGAATTCTTTGGTGGACAGCCAATCTTCTCCACAATTGTAGAATACTCTTCTCATATTCCGGAGTTCACAAAAACACCGTATCATTATGAATCAAGAGAATGCGTCAACACAGCAGTTGTAAATATCGTAAACGGCACACCTGTAGAAGATGCCCTTCAGGAAGCTCAGGATACTCTGGCATTCAAGATGACTGAATAA
- a CDS encoding helix-turn-helix transcriptional regulator: MAKKRKKPKMEFRYYQMPAGSPILALLGQKWVQNYGNDVDYLHFHNYLEIGFCYEGDGVMAFGEAKMRFSGREFTVIPPNYAHTTNSDLGTVSKWEYLFIDVEGFMKKFLNNPVKAEKMIQRIYSKALFLKENESPSIAAKILKIMNIMREGEEFYIEESSGVLAALLVEIARLNRASPEDRVEEETGKLTNMITRVLDFVSYHYMEDIRIEDLAKICHISETHFRRVFTSHMKVSPLEYINSVRIHTACEFLQKTDTPVADIAHKCGFTTNSTFNRNFRQIMGVTPVEWRKRPENYEQQLLDFDIHSEEGW, from the coding sequence ATGGCAAAGAAGAGAAAAAAACCGAAGATGGAATTCCGCTATTACCAGATGCCTGCCGGAAGTCCGATTCTGGCTCTTCTGGGGCAGAAGTGGGTTCAGAATTATGGAAATGATGTGGATTATCTTCATTTTCATAATTATCTGGAGATTGGTTTCTGTTACGAAGGGGATGGAGTTATGGCGTTTGGTGAGGCTAAAATGCGGTTTTCGGGAAGAGAATTTACGGTGATTCCACCCAATTATGCTCATACGACTAACAGTGATCTGGGTACGGTCAGTAAATGGGAGTATCTTTTCATAGATGTGGAAGGTTTTATGAAAAAATTTCTGAACAATCCGGTAAAGGCTGAAAAAATGATTCAGAGAATATATTCTAAGGCTTTATTTCTGAAAGAGAATGAGTCCCCCTCTATAGCTGCAAAAATTCTTAAGATCATGAATATCATGCGTGAGGGAGAAGAATTTTATATTGAAGAATCCAGTGGAGTTCTTGCGGCATTACTAGTAGAAATTGCCAGACTGAACCGGGCTTCACCGGAAGACAGGGTGGAAGAGGAAACAGGGAAACTTACAAATATGATCACCCGCGTACTGGATTTTGTTTCTTATCACTATATGGAGGATATCCGGATAGAGGATCTGGCGAAGATCTGCCATATCAGTGAAACTCATTTCAGAAGAGTGTTTACATCGCATATGAAGGTAAGTCCTCTGGAGTATATTAATTCTGTGCGGATTCATACTGCCTGTGAATTTCTGCAGAAAACAGATACACCGGTGGCAGATATTGCGCACAAATGTGGTTTCACGACCAATTCAACGTTTAACCGGAACTTCAGACAGATAATGGGAGTGACTCCGGTTGAATGGAGAAAACGGCCGGAGAATTATGAACAGCAGCTTTTGGATTTCGATATTCATTCAGAGGAAGGATGGTAA